The genomic DNA ACAGCCCGCCGAACCCCGCCCCCACCACGACCACGCGCGGAGGCGCCCCCGGCCGAGACGACTTGCCGAGCGGCCGGTCGAACACGGTAGCTTCAGATGATGTCGAGGTCGGGCACCTCGATCCCGAGCATGGCGAGGCGCGTGCACACCTGCCCCTTGTGGTGGAAGTCGTGGGTGATGAGGTGCCAGGCGATGGCCTCCAGGGTCACCTCGTGGGGCTCCCAGCGGATGCGGCGGGTCTCCGTGCGGGCCTGCTCGTCAAGGCCGGCCATCCACGCGACGGTGTGCTCCCGCACCGGCCGGAAGGCGTGCTCCACCTCGTCGGGCGAAGCCAACGCGTCAGGGTCGATCTGCGGCCGGGGCTTGCCCTCCACGACGAACTCGACCCAATGCCGGTCGGCCCCGATCATGTGCACGAGGACGTCCCGGATGCTTCGGACGCCGGGGTAGGGCTTCCAGAGAAATCCGCCTTCGGGAAGCTTGCGGCACAGGTCCAGAAGCTGAAAAGGCCGATCGCTCATGGCCTTGAGCGCGAACCCGGGAATGATGCGCACGGTGGCCACCCCCTGCTATCTGCGATCTCCTTCAGCCAGCGGCGTCAGTCCCTGCAGCGCCCGCAGGAGCATGAGGGCTGCCCTCCTCCCAAAGCCGCTGGAGCAGCCCCGCCAGTTTCTGTGCGCTCTGCGCCGTGGTCTCCTTGCCTCTCCCTGATGGGCCGTTCGGCCCGGAAGGCTCCTTACCTGCTGGCAAAGTACTGTGCCAAAGGCTCAATCGCAGGGCGGCGTGCACCAGCCTGGACAAGCCGGCCACGCTCTTCGACCAGCTCACCTGGCTGAAGGAGGCAGGCTTCAGCGGGGTTGACGTACCGTGGGCCCGTGCTGGCCATGCCATCTTGGGCGGCTTTACGGCCCCTGGAGCCTCATAGCTGGCGGCCGTTGGCGGCGTTCGCCCAAACAGGGAGGCGCTGCGCTCGCCCTACCTCAACCAGCCGGTTTACAGCGCAGGGTAGGCTGCGTCCGCGGGCTATTGGC from Bacillota bacterium includes the following:
- a CDS encoding DinB family protein; protein product: MRIIPGFALKAMSDRPFQLLDLCRKLPEGGFLWKPYPGVRSIRDVLVHMIGADRHWVEFVVEGKPRPQIDPDALASPDEVEHAFRPVREHTVAWMAGLDEQARTETRRIRWEPHEVTLEAIAWHLITHDFHHKGQVCTRLAMLGIEVPDLDII